The sequence ATATTCGGAGAGCCGCTGCGGACGCAGCGTGGTTTCCTCCCGGTCGTCGCCCGGAAGGCTCTCCGGGCTCACCATTCTTGTGTCCTCAGCGGGCATCGGCGCCTTCTTGCTCGCGCACTTCCATGACTTCCTCGGCATTGGCGACGAGGTAGTCGAGTTTCTCAATGAGCTCGCGGATGTGCTTGGCATTGGCGCCAAGGTCGCCCTTGCCCACGCGGGAGGCAGAATAGACATCTACCTGCGTTCCCTTTTCCGAGGGCAGCAGGAAGATCGTCAGGTCATCGACGAATCCGAAGAGTGCCGACTCGACCTCCACCTGAACGGCCCCCACGTAGGCGGGCATCTCACCGGGCGCCCAG comes from Chrysiogenia bacterium and encodes:
- a CDS encoding DUF1499 domain-containing protein — protein: MTKPGFLAAMLAAIVTAACSSCAALTNNIAYTAPDKEGLLQTRTYDKSVQSMRELSRVAVGSLKHWKIVGEHACCKTDEDLLHPVKEWERWAPGEMPAYVGAVQVEVESALFGFVDDLTIFLLPSEKGTQVDVYSASRVGKGDLGANAKHIRELIEKLDYLVANAEEVMEVREQEGADAR